In the genome of Anabaena cylindrica PCC 7122, the window GCAGGTTTGATAAACTGAGGTTAGTAACCTTAGGATTAAGCCTCATAGTTTTACTGAACAACTTGTTTCCTTTACCCCTAATACAAGCATGGGGAGGAAAGCATTTACCCAATGATGATGCTAAAAAATATCCCCTTTCCCAACTAATAAATGAAATTAACCAAACAACTCCTTATTTACGCTCAACTTTAGGAATAATTCCAGTTTCATCATCGCAAATAAACGAGTTTACCTTAGATTATTTTGGTAAATTAGCAGACTTTCGTGTACATGGGAGAAAATTAACTACCAAATTAGTTGATGTCAACCAAGATTTACAGTATTTTTCTTGGTATATTACCAGAGAAAATGAACCATATTCAGCAGATGAAAAAGGACAAGTTAAACGCAAATTAACATCTTTAGTTGAATCTTCTCCTGATTTAAAATTACAGGCTGATTGGGAATTACCAAATAATGATAAATTACGATTATACCATCGTAAAAATCCAGTTGTAGTCATTGAAAAGTTAAATTCCAGTTCTGAACCAGTTACTCTAGAACAAGTTAAAATTTCTGATCAATTAATTAAAGAAAAAAATAACCCTGTAACCTATCAAGTTAAAGGCGAATGGGATAAATTACAAAATGGTTTGTTACTTTTAAAATGGCAAAATCAGCAAGGGTCATGGTATCATGATCATGCCATCGGTTTGGGACATTTATACTGTGGTTTGAAGTGTCATCCCCAAGGAGAATTTCGAGTAATTGAGAATTTATCTACATTTATCCCCAAAACACTACCTGTAGGTCAATATCAACTTTCTGCTTTATATTTAGATAGAAGAAATAGCCAAGTCACTCCTTTAAATATTCAAGATATAACGGTAACTGTGATAGATAAAGGAAACATTGAAAAATCTCCACCTTTAGATTTAGTTTCTCGCCTCTCACAATTAGCACCAGAATTACAAAATGGTAAATTAGAAAATATATTTAAACAGATAGATAATTTTAATCAATATGATCCCACCCACGATTATTTAAAACAAACTGAATTTATAGCTAATTATTACCTGCCAAATCAACCAAATAACCTTAATTGGCGTTACACTCTAGCTTTATCACAACTTTTACAGCGCAAAGCACCAGAATTAATCCAGAACTTAACAGAGTTAACTAAATATGATGCTCAAAATCCTTACCTATGGACTTATTTAGCCGTTGTTCATTTATATAGCTTTCAACCAAGACTAGCTGAAAAACCATTAACTATAGCCGAAAAAATTAAACCAGATATACCTGAATTAAAAACATTAAAAACCGTCACTAATATCATGAAATTTTTACCATTAATCAATTTTTAAATATGAGGAATAACCGCTGGTTGTTAGGTTTATTATTTACATCTTTATGTCTGTGGCTAATATTTTTAGGAAACTCACCTTTAAGAGATTGGGATGAAGGTACTATAGCCCAAGTTGCCCGTGAAATTTGGCGTAACCCCGTGGATAAAATGGTTTGGCTGTATCCAACTTTAGGAGGTGAACCATATCATAATAAACCGCCTTTAATACACTGGTTAATTGCTATTTCTTATTCTTTAGGAGGTGTAAATGAATGGACAACTCGCTTACCAAGTGCGATATTAACTGCGTTGGGTGTGCCTTTACTTTACTCAGTAGGAAATTTAGTTTTTAACCAAAGTTTACCAGCATTATTTACTGCTTTAGTTTATATGACCATGTTACCTGTAGTACGTCATGGCAGATTAGCAATGTTGGACGGTGCGATTGTAACATTTTTTTTATTGTTATTATTTTGTATTTTAAAATCACGTCAGCAGCGAATTTATGCTTTAGGAATTGGCTTGAGTTTAGGATTAATTACTCTTACTAAAGGCATGATAGTTTTGCTATTGGGGGGAATTGCAGGTTTATTTATCCTTGCGAATAAACAGTTTTATTTATTTAAAAGTTTATATTTATGGATAGGAATATTATTCGGTAATGCTTTACCTATTGCTTGGTATATTGCCCAATGGCGACATTATGGTGAGAATTTTTTACAAATAAATTTTCAATCACAAACTTTCGCGCGACTAGTGGAATCTGTAGAAGGTCATAGTGGGCCTGTTTGGTTCTATTTAATAGAAATACTTAAATATGGGTTTCCCTGGGTGTTATTTTTGCCGGGTGGGTTATATTTAGCTTGGAAAAACCGTGATAGTGCTTGGGGTTGTTTGATTATTCTTAGCACAGTGATTTATTTTGGAACTATCTCGGTTATGAGTACAAAACTGCCATGGTATGTAATACCTATATATCCATTTTTAGCTTTAGCTATTGGTATTAATTTGAGCGAAATTTGGCAGAAAGGGAAGTTTAATGTCAAATTTTTGGGAGGATTTTTTACTTTTATAAGTGTTGCAGGTTTGGGAGGTTGTGTTTATTTTAGTTTTGCTGACCCACAACCTGTATTAATTATTATGAGTATTATTTTAGCAATCAGTATGGGAATTGTTGCATGGTTAGTTATTAAGCAAAATCGTAATTTTATTCCAGTTTTATTTTCGGGAATGTATTTAGTTTTATTGCTTTTAATGAGTTCCCATTCATGGATTTGGGAGTTAAACGAAGCGTTCCCAGTTAAACCAGTAGCTGCATTAATTCGTCAACATATTCCAGCGGGAACAACTATTTATACTTCTTTTGCTTATAATCGTCCCAGTTTAGATTTTTATTGTGATTGTAAAGTAATTGCTGTTCCTAACTCCGTGTTACGGGAAATGTGGGCTAATAAATTTTATTTGCTGATGGATAATGAGACTTTAGAAAAAATAAATTTAAATCAAAGTAAAGTTATAGGTGAATCTAATGGCTTTAGATTAAAGTGGAAGCAATAATAATTATTAATGCCAAATACTGATTTTCAAAAGCTTTTTGAAATACCCCAAATACTAGAGGTGTCGCAATCCAAAAAAATGCTGTAGCTGTTATTTTCATCCCATGAGTAAAAAGTAAAATTTGAAGTTGTAGAATCTGAAGCAAAAAACAATAGTTAAATCTCGTCAGATTATTATTAATATAATCCTATTAGAATAACAGATGAATCACCGATTTAAACTAGATCACTCATTATTAATTATTCTAATTATATTTGCATTAATACTGCGCGTTGGTATGGCTTTAAAATTCCCCAATATTTTTTGGGCGGATGAAATTTTCCAATCCCTAGAACCTGCACACAGATTAGCTTTCGGTAATGGTATTGTCACTTGGGAATTCAGAGACGGTATTCGTTCATGGGTACTACCAGGGATTTTAGCCGGTATTATGCGTTTGACTGCGTGGATGGGAAAAGGTTCTACTGGATACCTAATAGGAATTAATATCTTTTTGTCTCTACTTTCGCTGAGTAATATCTTAATCGCATATTTATGGGGGAAAAAAATAGGAGGAACAATTACAGCTTTTATTTGTGCTGCTATTTGTACTATCTGGTTTGAACTTATCTACTTTTCACCTAAAGCTTTTACGGAAGTTGTAGCTACTCATTTTCTATTACCTGGCGTTTATTTAGGAGTTGAAAAACAAATATCTCCGACTAGAAATAGCTTATTTTTATCTGGATGTTTATTAGGAATATCTCTAGCATTCAGAATTCATTTTATTCCAGCTATAGTATTTGCTGTAGTCTACATTTGTAGAAAAGATTGGAGAGAAAAATGGTTGCCGATAATGTTAGGTATCATCGCTCCCATACTCATTTTTGGAACTATAGATGCTTTTACTTGGTCTTATCCTTTTCAATCTTTTTGGTTAAATATTTGGGTAAATATCGTCGAAGGTAGAAGTAAACTTTATGGAGTTTCTCCTTGGTATGAATATTTGATTTTCTTACTTAAAAGTTGGTCTTGGTTATCCCTACCCATTATTATTCTTGCTCTTATAGGTT includes:
- a CDS encoding mannosyltransferase, encoding MNHRFKLDHSLLIILIIFALILRVGMALKFPNIFWADEIFQSLEPAHRLAFGNGIVTWEFRDGIRSWVLPGILAGIMRLTAWMGKGSTGYLIGINIFLSLLSLSNILIAYLWGKKIGGTITAFICAAICTIWFELIYFSPKAFTEVVATHFLLPGVYLGVEKQISPTRNSLFLSGCLLGISLAFRIHFIPAIVFAVVYICRKDWREKWLPIMLGIIAPILIFGTIDAFTWSYPFQSFWLNIWVNIVEGRSKLYGVSPWYEYLIFLLKSWSWLSLPIIILALIGSRHSPILVWLVLIIILSHSLLAHKEYRFIYPVLPMVMILAGIGTGELVLNLSRRWVSHKKTLIAILLCLLLWTSISIALLSRFNIYSPLKFSTFGTNLENTHLFATTNNLLALQSLSTENTVCGLGLWGIHWALSGGYTYFHRDVPIYPVDKAADFEKLKPGFNYIVANISVPSQYQNYTLQKCWQGTCVYKRPGSCRQIIDRDINYVLKKSGN
- a CDS encoding ArnT family glycosyltransferase, whose translation is MRNNRWLLGLLFTSLCLWLIFLGNSPLRDWDEGTIAQVAREIWRNPVDKMVWLYPTLGGEPYHNKPPLIHWLIAISYSLGGVNEWTTRLPSAILTALGVPLLYSVGNLVFNQSLPALFTALVYMTMLPVVRHGRLAMLDGAIVTFFLLLLFCILKSRQQRIYALGIGLSLGLITLTKGMIVLLLGGIAGLFILANKQFYLFKSLYLWIGILFGNALPIAWYIAQWRHYGENFLQINFQSQTFARLVESVEGHSGPVWFYLIEILKYGFPWVLFLPGGLYLAWKNRDSAWGCLIILSTVIYFGTISVMSTKLPWYVIPIYPFLALAIGINLSEIWQKGKFNVKFLGGFFTFISVAGLGGCVYFSFADPQPVLIIMSIILAISMGIVAWLVIKQNRNFIPVLFSGMYLVLLLLMSSHSWIWELNEAFPVKPVAALIRQHIPAGTTIYTSFAYNRPSLDFYCDCKVIAVPNSVLREMWANKFYLLMDNETLEKINLNQSKVIGESNGFRLKWKQ